One window of Buchnera aphidicola genomic DNA carries:
- the rpsA gene encoding 30S ribosomal protein S1, which yields MITSFAKLFEESLKTVETRTGSIIKGTVISINNDMILVDAGLKSESSIPSEQFKNSQGLVEVQVGDIVDVALDAIEDGFGETVLSREKAKRHESWIKLEKAHKELSNVTGVINGKVKGGFTVEINDIRAFLPGSLVDIRPVRDTLHLEGKELEFKVIKLDQKRNNVVISRKAVIESESSAERDQLLKNLQEGNIIQGIVKNLTDYGAFIDLGGIDGLLHITDMTWRRVKHPSEVVKIGDEIQVKILKFDPEKTRVSLGLKQLGTDPWLRLSIRYPEGSQHLGVVTNLTDYGCFVEIEEGVEGLVHVSEMDWTNKNIHPSKVVSSGEKIKISILNIDEARRRISLGIKQCTINPWKQFSEKYYKGSKVNGRIKSITDFGIFLGLDGGIDGLVHLSDLSWSIPGEKAVKEYKKGANIHAVVLQVDADRERISLGIKQLHEDPFNQYLLKNKKSAVITGVVHLIEEKAILLHIDYGIKGCLKVIDILPEYRKQYISQMSVGKNLLVQILGFDKKNRIVYLSITDEVHQQNIQKNSLQENLEDTKKNANILTQAVDNTKS from the coding sequence ATGATAACATCTTTTGCTAAATTATTTGAAGAATCACTGAAAACAGTAGAAACACGTACAGGGTCTATTATTAAAGGAACAGTTATTTCTATAAATAATGATATGATTTTAGTAGATGCTGGCTTGAAATCAGAATCATCCATCCCATCGGAACAGTTTAAAAACTCACAAGGTCTTGTAGAAGTACAAGTGGGGGATATAGTAGATGTTGCTCTAGACGCAATTGAAGATGGCTTTGGAGAAACGGTTTTATCGAGAGAAAAAGCAAAAAGACACGAATCATGGATTAAGCTGGAAAAAGCTCATAAAGAATTATCTAATGTAACAGGTGTGATTAATGGTAAAGTCAAAGGCGGCTTTACTGTAGAAATAAATGACATCAGAGCATTTTTACCCGGCTCGCTAGTCGATATTCGGCCCGTCAGAGATACTTTACATCTTGAAGGAAAGGAGTTAGAATTCAAGGTAATTAAATTAGATCAAAAAAGAAACAATGTAGTCATTTCGCGTAAAGCTGTGATTGAGTCCGAGAGCAGTGCAGAGCGTGATCAACTGTTAAAAAATTTACAGGAAGGTAATATTATTCAAGGAATAGTAAAAAATTTAACAGATTACGGCGCTTTTATTGATTTAGGCGGTATAGATGGATTATTACATATTACAGATATGACCTGGAGAAGAGTAAAGCATCCTAGTGAAGTAGTAAAAATTGGAGATGAAATTCAGGTTAAAATATTAAAATTTGATCCAGAGAAAACAAGAGTATCATTAGGATTAAAACAATTGGGGACAGATCCTTGGCTCCGCTTATCTATACGTTATCCCGAAGGAAGCCAGCATTTAGGCGTTGTAACTAATCTCACTGATTATGGTTGTTTTGTAGAAATAGAAGAAGGTGTAGAAGGTTTAGTGCATGTATCAGAAATGGATTGGACCAATAAAAATATACATCCATCTAAAGTAGTATCTTCTGGAGAAAAAATTAAGATATCTATTTTAAATATTGATGAAGCGAGAAGGCGAATTTCCTTAGGAATTAAGCAGTGCACAATCAATCCTTGGAAACAATTTTCTGAAAAATATTATAAAGGGAGCAAAGTAAATGGAAGAATTAAGTCTATTACTGATTTTGGAATCTTTCTTGGATTAGACGGTGGGATAGATGGATTAGTTCATTTATCAGATCTGTCGTGGTCTATTCCCGGAGAAAAAGCTGTAAAAGAGTACAAAAAAGGCGCCAATATACACGCCGTTGTTCTTCAAGTAGATGCTGATAGAGAGCGTATATCTTTAGGAATAAAACAGTTACATGAAGATCCTTTTAATCAGTACCTTTTGAAAAACAAAAAAAGCGCCGTAATTACAGGTGTGGTTCACTTAATTGAAGAAAAAGCAATATTACTTCATATAGACTACGGTATAAAAGGGTGTTTAAAAGTAATAGATATTCTGCCCGAATATCGAAAACAATATATTTCACAAATGTCTGTAGGAAAAAATTTATTAGTACAAATTTTAGGATTTGATAAAAAAAATAGAATTGTATATTTATCAATTACCGATGAAGTTCATCAGCAAAATATACAAAAAAATTCACTACAAGAAAATTTAGAAGATACTAAAAAAAACGCTAATATCCTG
- the aroA gene encoding 3-phosphoshikimate 1-carboxyvinyltransferase → MQNSLTLKPVKYVSGELNIPGSKSISNRALLLSAVSCGRTILKNLLYSDDVKYMLDALLALGVKVFINKNSSECIVDGISRPLFSSKKTTLFLGNAGTAMRPLLGILSLSKNKIILTGEDRMQERPINHLVDALRQGGACISYLQKNDYPPVYIKGGFRGGKIFINGSISSQFLSSLLMTAPLAQVDTEIIVEGDLVSKPYIDLTLNIMKKFGVIVKVIDDYKSFYIQCQQKYISPKEYFIESDLSSATYFLAAAAIRGGCVKINGIQKNSIQGDLDFINILQNMGASIEWKKNSLICTKKKLMGISIDCNHIPDAAMTIAMLGLFAQQLVYIKNIYNWRVKETDRLHAMTTELRKIGAKVQEGADFIIVYPVKRFLHATINTYNDHRIAMCFSLIALSEVSVTLLNPSCVNKTFPSFFQTFKSICHDSII, encoded by the coding sequence ATGCAAAATAGTTTAACATTAAAGCCAGTCAAATATGTTTCTGGAGAATTAAATATACCGGGGTCAAAAAGTATTTCAAATCGAGCGTTATTGCTTTCTGCAGTATCTTGTGGAAGAACTATTTTAAAAAATTTATTGTACAGCGATGATGTTAAGTATATGTTAGACGCTTTATTGGCATTAGGGGTAAAAGTATTTATAAATAAAAATTCATCTGAATGTATTGTAGATGGTATTTCAAGGCCGTTGTTTTCTTCAAAAAAAACTACATTATTTTTAGGTAATGCTGGAACTGCTATGCGGCCTTTATTAGGAATATTATCTTTGAGTAAAAATAAAATTATCCTAACGGGTGAAGATAGAATGCAAGAGCGCCCAATAAATCATTTAGTGGATGCTTTGCGTCAAGGCGGAGCGTGTATCAGTTATTTACAGAAAAACGATTATCCTCCTGTATATATAAAGGGTGGTTTTAGGGGTGGAAAAATTTTTATTAATGGTAGTATTTCTAGTCAATTTTTAAGTTCGTTACTAATGACTGCTCCTTTAGCTCAGGTAGACACAGAAATTATTGTAGAAGGTGATTTAGTATCCAAGCCATATATTGACCTAACTCTTAATATAATGAAAAAATTTGGTGTTATAGTAAAGGTTATAGATGACTATAAATCTTTTTATATTCAGTGCCAGCAAAAATATATTTCTCCAAAAGAATATTTTATTGAAAGTGATCTGTCTTCGGCTACTTACTTTTTAGCAGCGGCAGCAATAAGAGGGGGTTGTGTAAAAATTAATGGTATACAGAAAAATAGTATTCAAGGGGATCTAGATTTTATTAATATTTTACAAAACATGGGAGCTTCTATTGAGTGGAAAAAAAATTCTTTAATTTGTACTAAAAAAAAATTAATGGGGATTTCTATAGACTGTAATCATATACCAGATGCAGCGATGACAATTGCTATGTTAGGTTTGTTTGCGCAACAATTAGTATATATTAAAAATATATATAACTGGCGAGTCAAAGAAACAGATCGGTTGCATGCAATGACTACAGAATTAAGAAAAATTGGAGCTAAGGTTCAAGAAGGAGCAGATTTTATAATCGTTTATCCAGTTAAAAGATTTTTACATGCTACAATTAATACATATAACGATCATAGAATAGCGATGTGTTTTTCCTTAATTGCTTTATCAGAGGTATCCGTAACATTATTGAACCCTTCGTGTGTAAATAAAACTTTTCCGTCTTTTTTCCAAACATTTAAATCCATATGTCACGATTCTATCATTTAG
- the serC gene encoding 3-phosphoserine/phosphohydroxythreonine transaminase, with amino-acid sequence MPTTYNFNPGPATLPRSVLSEVKKNFLNWNNSGCSIVEISHRSHDFIEYTFKVEKNLRYLLDIPNNYCVLFSHGGARGQFSAIPINLSKKSLKPCYINSGYWSLCAAEESKKYCKPSILDVRKMTKDKKIYIQPTVLWEIPANSSYLHYCPNETIEGIEIFENPIFYKTVIIGDFSSTILSRKIDIKKYGMIYACAQKNIGPTGITVIIIRKDLLTQINKKTPSILNYQVLAQSQSMFNTPNVFSWYVSGLVFQWMKDLGGIEIIEKKNKEKAKILYQYLSTTDFYKNFILPVNQSRMNITFYLPSHELTSIFLQKAEKNGLVGLKGHSMVGGIRASIYNAMPVKGILLLVDFMKNFEKKFG; translated from the coding sequence ATGCCTACAACATATAATTTTAATCCAGGGCCAGCTACGTTGCCCCGATCTGTTTTATCAGAGGTAAAAAAAAATTTTCTAAATTGGAACAACTCTGGTTGTTCAATTGTTGAAATTAGTCACCGTAGTCATGATTTTATAGAATACACTTTTAAAGTTGAAAAAAATTTACGTTATTTATTAGATATTCCTAACAATTATTGCGTTTTATTTTCTCATGGGGGAGCTAGGGGACAATTTTCAGCTATTCCCATAAATTTATCAAAAAAATCTTTAAAACCTTGTTATATTAACAGCGGATATTGGTCTTTATGTGCAGCAGAAGAATCTAAGAAATATTGTAAACCTAGTATTCTTGATGTACGAAAAATGACAAAAGATAAAAAAATATATATTCAACCAACTGTGCTATGGGAAATTCCTGCTAATAGCTCATATTTACATTATTGCCCCAACGAAACTATTGAGGGCATAGAAATATTTGAAAATCCTATATTTTATAAAACTGTCATTATTGGAGACTTTTCTTCTACTATTTTATCCCGAAAAATTGATATAAAAAAATATGGCATGATTTATGCTTGTGCTCAAAAAAATATTGGTCCTACAGGGATTACAGTTATTATTATTCGCAAAGATTTATTAACACAGATTAATAAAAAAACTCCTTCAATTCTGAATTATCAAGTATTAGCTCAATCACAATCTATGTTTAATACTCCGAATGTATTTTCGTGGTATGTATCAGGATTAGTTTTTCAATGGATGAAAGATTTGGGGGGTATAGAGATAATAGAAAAAAAAAATAAAGAAAAAGCAAAAATTTTATATCAGTATTTAAGTACTACTGATTTCTATAAAAATTTTATATTACCGGTGAATCAATCGCGTATGAATATAACTTTTTATTTACCAAGCCATGAGTTAACAAGTATTTTTCTCCAAAAAGCAGAAAAAAATGGATTGGTTGGGCTAAAGGGTCATTCTATGGTAGGAGGTATTCGTGCATCTATTTATAACGCTATGCCTGTCAAAGGTATTCTTTTGCTCGTAGATTTTATGAAAAATTTTGAAAAAAAGTTCGGTTAA
- the serS gene encoding serine--tRNA ligase, with amino-acid sequence MLNFNDIKNNYSFFQERLHTRNYILDIEMLKKLEKKRKKLQISSEMKISEHKKLSKHIIHRKQIYHKIDILKNQLIHSRDSISVLKKKLELVQRKIYKILITIPNIPHKDVPVGFGEQNNKEIYLWGEKKNYNFPIIDHIKIGNKLKGFDWNSSAEIAGSGYTLIKGSVARLHRAVGQFMLDTHIKLHGYEEIYVPYIVKESCMYGTGQLPKFKKDLFHINSTFNSVEAKKNNHFFLIPTSEVPLVNLVKNKIISPQLLPLKFTALSPCFRAEPSSYGKNSRGLIRNRQFDKVEIVQIVRPEKSDEALEILTKHAENILQLLQLPYRKILLCSGELGFSSKKTYDLEVWFPSLKLYREISSCSMIGDFQARRINARYKSLNTKKNIFLHTLNGSGLAVGRTVAAILENFQCSDGRVSVPKVLQYPYMGGMKYL; translated from the coding sequence ATGTTAAATTTTAATGATATTAAAAATAATTATTCTTTTTTTCAAGAAAGATTACATACAAGAAACTATATCTTAGATATAGAGATGTTAAAAAAATTAGAAAAAAAGCGTAAAAAATTACAAATAAGTAGCGAAATGAAAATTTCAGAACATAAGAAATTATCAAAGCATATCATACATAGAAAACAAATTTATCATAAAATTGATATTTTAAAAAATCAACTCATCCATTCTCGAGACTCGATTAGCGTCTTAAAAAAAAAATTAGAATTAGTTCAAAGAAAAATATATAAAATATTAATTACTATTCCCAATATACCACACAAAGACGTCCCTGTTGGGTTTGGAGAGCAAAACAATAAAGAAATTTATTTGTGGGGAGAAAAAAAGAATTATAATTTTCCTATTATCGATCATATAAAAATCGGAAATAAGTTGAAGGGATTTGATTGGAATTCTTCTGCGGAAATTGCTGGATCAGGATATACGCTTATAAAAGGTTCAGTGGCTCGATTACATCGTGCGGTAGGTCAATTTATGCTGGATACGCATATTAAATTACACGGATATGAAGAAATATATGTGCCATACATAGTTAAAGAATCCTGTATGTATGGAACCGGTCAGTTGCCAAAATTTAAAAAAGATTTATTTCATATAAATTCCACGTTTAATTCTGTTGAAGCAAAAAAAAATAACCATTTTTTCTTGATACCCACGTCGGAAGTTCCTTTAGTTAATTTAGTAAAAAATAAAATCATTTCACCTCAATTATTGCCGTTAAAATTTACAGCATTAAGCCCCTGCTTTAGAGCTGAGCCCTCTTCTTATGGAAAAAATTCTAGAGGATTAATTAGAAACCGTCAATTTGATAAAGTCGAAATTGTGCAAATTGTACGACCAGAAAAATCTGATGAAGCTTTAGAGATCTTAACTAAACATGCTGAAAATATCTTACAATTATTACAATTACCGTATAGGAAAATATTACTATGTTCCGGTGAACTTGGTTTTTCATCTAAAAAAACATATGATTTAGAAGTATGGTTTCCATCTTTAAAATTATATCGAGAAATATCATCTTGTTCTATGATTGGAGATTTTCAAGCCAGACGCATAAATGCTCGTTATAAATCCCTTAATACAAAAAAAAACATCTTTTTACACACTTTAAATGGCTCCGGGTTAGCTGTTGGGAGAACTGTGGCTGCTATTTTGGAAAATTTTCAATGTTCAGATGGTAGAGTCTCTGTGCCTAAAGTATTGCAATATCCTTATATGGGTGGCATGAAGTATTTATAA